The Salmo salar chromosome ssa02, Ssal_v3.1, whole genome shotgun sequence genome segment AGTAACTGTGTCATAGTTGACCCTTTAGAGGTGTAAATAGTGTTATAATTGGCAGTAAGTCTTTATTGACAGTACAACAATGATCTGCCATCTGGTTTTTGAACCATTCATGTCACCGATGTTTCTGACTGAATAGAACGAGCTGTATTTGTCCTGTTTCTGTCTGGTCTGATAAGGAAATGGAGAGACCTAGTCGGTGCATCGCATTCTATGTTTGTTGAATGGTTCAATGTAGCGTCTTGGTAGAATGTACCTAGACACTAAAAAGGCAATCTTTATCAGGCTACAAGGCCACAACGACCCATCTTGAAAATAGCCTACTTCTCCCTCGGTTTGAATCGTGTGGAGGCTTCTTCCTCTGGTTTGCCCTGAGGGGGGCTCCTGGGCTGTGGGATCTACGCATTCCCGGATGACCTTGTGGTGGCATGCCTCCTGAAACAAAGACCAGATGAATCTTAAGATAGTGTCACACTGTATCAAAGTAAATACAGTGCCCAAGGTCGTGATTAGGCTATGAGTGACCACCACAACGAGTCTATTACTTATTTCACTAACTATTGTGGCTGTACAACTTAGCCGGACAAAAGCCATACCTTTCTGGAAAGTTACAACCGCTACTGTATGCCAGCAGGAGTTATTATGTAGTTATTATAAAGACGAGGGCATAACGGCACTCACCCATTTCATGGAAGTTTGGCAGCAGAGGAGGACCAAACCTCTCAGCTGTTGGGaagaaatcacattttattggtaatgtacatatatttagcaggtgttattgccgTTGTAGCGAAAggcttatgttcctagctccaacggtgcagtaataacaatacacccaaatctcaaaaataaaaaatgaattaaGAAATATTACAACGAGCAATGTCAAGAGTGCGGAAAATAaatgtatacactgagtgtataaaacattaaaaacaccttcctaatattgagtggcACCCACCCTTTGccgtcagaacagcttcaattcgtcggggcatggactctacaatagGGATGGGCATATGACATTTTACTGTTCTAGTACTTGCATAATTTGAGTGCTCTAATGACAAAATTATAATAAATGGAACACACTGGAAAATGTGTGCATTTGTCTATGCCAACAGCACGCAACCATGCATAACTTATAACCATTACAGATAAGTTCTAATCGCTCGATTGCCATTCATTGAAACTATAATGAGCTATGTTAAGGCATCAGTTAGTTCGGCTGGCGCTTAGCCAACCTTGGCTAGCCTaaccgaacgagtgtgctcgcatactccctcccgtaagaccttcgcttgaaaaacgagagaaaaaagcggcaatagtactgtttgtccattttgagacgctgtagccagtatacacttcctcaaaatagtcagaattaatctaaaatATCGTCAAAATTAATTACATTTGAGTTTTTGCCGACGATCTTAGtcacgcaattttacatctaactaagatgttttgtgcagtttttttacaataaaaaaatgtgcatgaaagaGTCGTGTCTCCTTGAATGacagactttattgaagaatccctattgttgaccaatcactgacgaaTGGGCGTGACTTCGGCTCTGAACTTCGGCTTGCCTCCAGAACATTTTTTGTCTGCCCGAACAGCCCCAAAAAAATCTCACCAAAGTCCATAACTAACAAAAACGTCACAATAATATGCACAAATTCTACGGAACTGTTTCGCCTGGGAAGCATGCTTTTACATGCTCGGCTCTGGTGGCCACAGCTGCACTTTGCAGTGGCAAAAGACACAACGCGAGATGTCTGCTGTTGCTTGTCCAGCGCCGAGAACGGTTCTTTGTGCTTGATAAGCATGTGATTTGTCATGGATCTAGTTGTAGTTTCTGCTCGGTATAAGACACATTTTTTGCTTCAGTTTCACTTCTCCACTCGGATGAGAATTCACAAACTGGCATTCTATCAACAGACAGCTCTCTGATGTGTagcctctttgtttctctctggtAAAATGCTAGATTAACttcaagcaaaacattagattaggaaatgtagctggttacattctttctatgataaacagacAGTTTGAGCTCTCCAAACAACCTGCACACTATGAGAATGAGAACGCTATGCCGTATTAATACATTGAATAAATGGAaattaccataaccaaacattctAGATTAATGGGGAAATGGCAATGATTAACAGTAGCCTACATCTACTACTGTTGATAATAGCAGGGATTTCATAATCATTGACAAACAATTCACACCATGACAACAATGAATATGTATGAATTGGCGGGAGAGTGAGCATGGAGAAAGACGTGCCTGGCACTTTGTCTCacagtattttatttttaaaatctATGGTTAGAGAGATTTTTAACGTCCTGCCCATCcccactctacaaggtgtcaagcgttccacagggatgctggcccatgttgactccaatgcttcccacagttgtttcaagttggctggatgtcctttgggtggtggaccattcttgatacacatgtgaaaacccaacagcgttgcagttcttgacactaaaattggtgcgcctggcacctactaccaaaggcacatcaatattttttctttcccattcaccctgtgaatggcacacatacacaatccacgcctcaattgtctcaaggcttcaaaatAATTTTTTTAACATGTCTAATACCCCCATCTACACtgaatgaagtggatttaacaagtggcatcaataagggatcatagttttcatccggatttacctggtcagtctcatggaAAAAACAGGTGTTCTTAATGGTTTGTACACtatgtatatgatggtgtgtatacacATTATGAATAGAAATTGTATTTAAATCCGTAGTTAAATACGATAGGCCTTGactacagtatataaacacacgaagtgggtaaaacagtatgtaaacattattaaagtgaccagtgttcaatgactatgtaaatAGGGCAgctgtctctaaggtgcagggttgagtactgggtggtagccgtcTAGTAACAGTGattaaagttcagggcagggtactgggcggaggccggctagtggtgactatttcaCTTAGGTATTTTAAGTATAATGCTTAGAATCTGGAAAGCAAACGCCTCACACCACCAGATTGGTAACCAATTTGAGGGATGAGTTGTTGGATTGTGAATTATTGTTTGATTGGACTCATtgtttgatcccttattgatctcCAATATAAAATAAAATCACCATTGTCAAACATGTCCATGCAAAGTTCTGGAATTAAATTAAATATCACAAGGCATCATAGAAATGCCGCCCATAAGCACATTTCATACacttgtatacacacacacctggtttgaGTATCTGCAGTCTGGCCTCTACAGGCTGTTTCAGTACATGTGTGAGATGCTCCCTCAGGACTGCAGAGTAGGCATGCCAGACTGCCAAGGCCTTAGAGTCCAGGTTGACCTTCGGGGTATAGGGGTCAAAGGCCACCACTGCCGGCATGTCAACTGAGGCCTGTCCCAAAGGAAAAGGTAAAAACCAACAATAAGATATAATATAATTTCAAGACCACTGAGCTAAGGCCGGGAGCTGACCCAAGTCTTCTGCTTTCAGGTAAGGTTGCTCATCATCACCTGAGTGAGAGCAGTTCACCGAAGCCACCTTATCTACACTGGACTCACCTGTAGGAAAGCCACGGTCTGAGTCTGACTGAGCAGGCTGTTGATGTCATCTTTTGCTGCGCTAAGCTTCACAATGTTCTGGTTGAACTTCTTCATGAGGTTCTGGAGTTTGGTTTGACCGCTCTCCTGCTCGCGGTCCACAGTGTTCAGAGCCTCACGCTCATCACGGTCCAGCAGCTCGCGGATTTGGCGGTACTCGTCCTCCAGAGCTCTCTTCCTGCTGGCTGCAGAGTCCTGGAGGAGACGGACACACAGTATACGTGGAGTTCTCAAATTGATCTCTCTCACAGCATCTCACACCGCTCTTACTGTGGCTGTTCGATATTTAGTTTTTCCGGGTGCTCAAAGCTTTCAAATGGCTTCACATGTTGATTACTTCCTAGTGAACACAGCAGTTAAGACATTTTCTTGAGTCCCTGGTTTAAAAAGTGATATCTCACCTTCAACATGCTCTGCTGGTCACTCATCTGAGAaatgaccatctggttcttgtcAATCTTTCCATCCAGCAGACTCAACTTGCCCCTCAAATCAGACTGAATGAGACATGAATGAATATCATCTTCAAccaaataaaacatttctaaCTCTTAAGATGGGTTAACTTTGGTTTTCTTTTAGGATTAGTGATTTGACCAATGACATCCCTTCTGTAGCAAAATAGGGTAAACAGTCAGTACTGAGGCTTGAACCAGTGACCTTACgcctgtagcctagcagttaagagcgctAGAACGagccaataggatctcactagctcgtgcttggctctgtaTGATTCATTTGCTCCCATTGAAACGACAGGCTCTGGTCTATCCCCTTTCCCTTATAAAAAAGTCCAGACCTCTAGACAGTTGTAATGCACTACATGGGGGCAATGGGCTGGCACAACACTACTGTATGCCTGACTGTGGATGGGATGTATTAACATCTATTGTGAACTTACCTCTTGCAGTGCCCGTTGTTCATCAGGGTTGGAGAAGGTACAGCCTTTATGCACCTGCTGCAGACAGACACCACAGATACAGCGGCCATGTTGGACACAGTAGAACTCCATCAGCTTGTGGTGGTCGGGGCAGATACGGTCGCGCAGGTCGCCCAGAGGCTCGTTCAGCTGATGCGCGCCAAACACTGGGTTCTCATGATGAGGCCTCACGTGCTCAAGGCAGAACGACGCCATACAGGTGAGGCAGGTTTTGAATGCTTTGGCTTCCATACAGGTGTCGCACAAGATAACCACCTCTTTGGGCTCCATCTTGACCGCATCCCACATGATTAAGTCGCCCATCTCACTGGGGAGGGCGCTTTTATTCGACTTCATTTTGAACGTTTCCACAACAGTGCTGAGGACGGTGTTCTTCTTCAGCTCTGGTTTGGTGGTGAAGTGGGTCCGGCATTGTGGACAGCTGTAGTTGTCTTTCCAGGTTTCTAGGAGACACTCTTGGCAAAAGTTGTGTCCACATGGAATTGTCACCGGACAGTCGAAAGCACAGAGGCAGATGCTACAGCTCAGTTCGTCTTCGAGATTCATGAGGGAAAACATATCCTCCGCCATGATGGAACTACAACTGTCCGCTGTTGTGTTGTCTGTGAGTATTCTGTTTAAACTACTATTCTGCCAACAGCAGAAACGATGACGTCACCTTTGTATGgaaaccttcaaaataaaagcccaCATTTCAAAACATTGCAATGTTGATAACCCATTCTAAAGATATTAAATTGTAATCAATTGCCATGTACATGGTGCTTATATGCAAGGTATTTTTtttaagtgtaaaaaaaaaaaatgaagaccACTTGGTATAGCTATTGGTATGTTCACAATACTGGGGTAGCGAAAAAGTTTATTTAGCTGAATTTTAACATGTCAAAACGCACATGTTAaacttaattaaaaaaataataatcccaATCCcttaaatattttttgggggtgacAAATAAAGTAGCAGGGTTGACCATAAATAAAGTAGCAAGGTTGAACGTTGACCATAAATAAACAGGGTTGACCATAAATAAAGTAACAGAGTTGATGTGTTATTCTCGACCCGCTCAGTTTTCCAACACAGAACACCAGAAAATGGGCAAAAAGAGCAGAACCAGCTCTCCTGCCTTTAcactgatttgactattagatgtccAATTAAATCTTTTACAGGAATAgcttcaccatattaaaatgcgAGTTCAGTtaatgtaacagggttgaccttaaaatctTGGACAGCTTTGTTTAATTCCTTAAATTAATCACATTTAGTTAtttaatcttcagaaatgactgtcaGTGTAACAGTATTGCTTTGGCCCCTCcaatcgctccacaaaagctgcggcccttgcaAGGCAAGGGAAataactacttcaaggtctgGAGGgcgtgacgtcactgattgaaacgctactagCAAGCACGACTAACTACCGAGCCATTTCACACAGGTTGCAACAACATAACTACGGCTTTACAATGATTGTAAAAACTTGGGGAATATCGGCACAAATAATAGTTGTTTTTTTCTCTATAAACCAGTATGTAATTCATAGTGTATATAGGGTaggcccgtcattgtaaataagaatttgttcttaactgacttgcctagttaaataaaggttaaataaaaaaattaaacatcgtttttttttttttttgcattacaGTATTTGTGTGAACTTTCAAATGAAACGCTGGTataaataatgaaataaaaaaaattggttaTTTTTCCAAGGTGGATGCAATGCTTTGAAAAACAGTTGTACGTAACTACTGTTAATAAACAAAAGGATAGTCACAAAGCTTTCCATGTCCTTGCAGGGAGACTCTTATTTTGAAAGAACATCCTGTCGCTAGTGGAGAACTGTATTCTAGTTTCAGTGCGTCACTCTGGCGAAACGAAACTTATTGACAGTCTTTGCTTACGTGGTGCAGCTACGGAATATTTGGGTTTTGAAGATACTATCGTTGCGCGAAATCATTATCTACTTTATTTTGATTCTAACTTTACCGTTTCCCCTTTTGGATAGAGAAATTATTACCAAAGatgttgtgttattacattaTTTGCTTGAATGAAGTGGCCAGCTGTATCTGTATTAGGCCttcatgattttatttattttttataaaatgttcCTGAACACGTATATTTTAATAAGTAAAGTAGCCAACGGAATCAAACTTACCAGGCTGTAAAGTGCACTGACAGCTGACAAACGTGTTCTACGTACGTCCCCTGACATGTACGAGTTCGGTGTAGCTGTCTGTGGATTCTTCTTCGGTGGGGTTTATCGGCAGTTGGCATCCAAagttatggtgcattaccgccagctactgtactggagtgtgtcCCAGTTTCTCTTAAAAAAAGATAACAAAAAATATAGACTGTATATAATGACGTTCTACTTAGTATACTCTTTAAACTAATTTCCTGTATCCACTTCTCCCTTAATCTGGATCTCAGCCTCTTCCCCCCTCATACTGCCCACACTATGCCAATACAAgctcccctgtctctgtttccTGGCAATAATCACACTTTCCTGTTGGATGCTTTCCCATAAAGTCTTATTTAACCGGCTGTGTCCCACCCCTAATCTTGTAAAAAtagctccctctcttctgtctcttcctgCCATCCTCCCCTTCCCGACTTTCCTCTGTACTTAGAATAAATGCCTGCCCTTAGTATCGCTATTCTactgctcctgccatctctgcaccaccactgtccatatcaggctttt includes the following:
- the LOC106588405 gene encoding E3 ubiquitin/ISG15 ligase TRIM25, which produces MAEDMFSLMNLEDELSCSICLCAFDCPVTIPCGHNFCQECLLETWKDNYSCPQCRTHFTTKPELKKNTVLSTVVETFKMKSNKSALPSEMGDLIMWDAVKMEPKEVVILCDTCMEAKAFKTCLTCMASFCLEHVRPHHENPVFGAHQLNEPLGDLRDRICPDHHKLMEFYCVQHGRCICGVCLQQVHKGCTFSNPDEQRALQESDLRGKLSLLDGKIDKNQMVISQMSDQQSMLKDSAASRKRALEDEYRQIRELLDRDEREALNTVDREQESGQTKLQNLMKKFNQNIVKLSAAKDDINSLLSQTQTVAFLQASVDMPAVVAFDPYTPKVNLDSKALAVWHAYSAVLREHLTHVLKQPVEARLQILKPAERFGPPLLPNFHEMGGMPPQGHPGMRRSHSPGAPLRANQRKKPPHDSNRGRKNPQKPPNAPREFTTTVPHTPRDHPRGQSAEPRPRNREDPGQPNVPPSITSAAKRTDLLQYGTVLTLDPKTAHKRIALTENMTVASVSDEPTPYPDGPARFSVCSQVLTSKGFSRGRHYWEVKMSSNNFTGIGLAYNSIDRKGPASRLGRNAQSWCVEWFNVKLSAWHASSETVLQNPNPTRVGVLLDCEEGTATFYNIQERAYPFHTFVFQFAEAVYPAFWLFSSGSSISLCKLQS